In Deltaproteobacteria bacterium, the sequence TGCAGCGCAAGCTGCGCGTCGGCTACAATCGCGCCGCGCGCATGATCGAGCGCATGGAGCGCGAAGGCGTGGTGTCGCGTGCCGAGGGCGCGCGTCCGCGCGAAGTGCTGGCCCGGGGCGTCGACGCGGAAGATTGAATCGGTCGGCGCGCTCCCGCCGCGTCGGCCGGAGGCCGCCACGACCGCGCCGCCGCTCGTGGCGGCGCCCGCCGGCGCGACCCGGCTGGCGGCTCCCGCGCCGCGCTGTTAGAGAGCGCCGCATGTCACGCGCCGCCGTCGCCGTCGTGCTCTTGCTCGCGCTCGCTCCGCTGCCGGATCGGGGCGGGGCGGCCCGCGCCGAGACGAGGCCAGGCGGCGCCGCCGCGTGTCCCGACCCGGCGACGATCGTGCGGAAGCTCCAGGAGCGGTACGACGGGACGCGCACGTTCCGCGCGAACGTCCGGCAGGAGATGAAGGTGAAGTCGCTCGACGTGAGCGACGTCTCCGAGGGCACCGTCGTCTTCAAGAAGCCCGGCAAGATGCGTTGGGATTTTCAGACGCCGCGCGCGCAGCAGATCGTTTCCGACGGGGATCTTCTCTGGATCTATCAGCCCGACGACCGCCAGGTGTTGAAGGCGCCGTTTCGCGCCGCCTTCGTGTCGACGACGCCGGTGTCCTTCCTCCTCGGGGTCGGGCGCATCACGGACGACTTCCGGCCGGAGGCCGACGCGCGCGGCTGCACGGCGGAGCGCCTCTACGTGGCGCTCGCGTCAAAGCGTGGCGACGAGGTGGGCGCGCTCGCCTTCGGCGTCGACCCCGCGACCTACGACATCGTCGAGGCGTCCGTCACCGACCCGCTCGGCAACGTGACCACGCTCGGCTTCAGCGCCATCGCGCGGAACGTCGACGTTCCCGACGCGACCTTCGCGTTCACCGTGCCGAGCGGGGTCGACGTGATCACGCCGCCCGGCGCCGCGGCCGCGCCGCCGCCGTAGAGGAGCTCCGTCGTCGATCCGTCGCGATGCGCATGGACGGCGCACTGGCAAGGGGCCGACCGTCTTGCTACGAAGCGCCGCATGCCTTCGTTCGACGTGGTCTCTCGCATCGACCTGCAGGAGGTCGACAACGCGCTCAACCAGACGCGGAAAGAGGTCGCCCAGCGCTACGATCTCAAGGACAGCAAGACCGAGATCGGCTGGGACCAGAAGGAGATCATCGTCACCTCGGCGGACGACTTCAAGGTGAAGGCCGTCGTCGACGTCCTCCAATCGAAGCTCGTCAAACGGAACGTGCCCATCAAGAATCTCGACTACGGAGCGATGGAGCCGGCGCAGGGCGGCCGGGCGCGCCAGAAGATCACGGTGCAGCAGGGCATCGAGACGGAGAAGGCGCGCGAGATCGTCAAGTTCATCAAGGGCACCGGCGTCAAGGCGCAGGCGCAGATCATGGATGACGAGGTGCGGGTGTCGGGGAAGAAGCGCGACGATCTCCAGGACGTGATCGCCAAGCTCCGTGGCGCCGACCTCGGCCTCGCGCTCCAGTTCGTCAACTTCCGCGACTGACGTCGTGGCCGCCCGCTCGGCGCCGCGGTCGCGGCAGCGCCCGCACGTGAAGGACGGCCGCCCCGAGAACACGCACCCGCTGAACCGGGGCGTCTATCAGGACCGCATTCCGCTCTTCGAGTCGTTCCTGCGCTTCGCCGAGGCGTTGGCGCGTTGCTCGCCCGCGGCCGCGCACCGGACGGGCTGCGTGCTCGTGAGCTTCAACCTCGAGCGCGTGCTCGGCGCCGGCTTCTCGGGCGGCGCGGTGAGCGCGCGCGGCGTTGCCGGCAACGCGCGGCCGCGCGACAGCCATCTCCACGCCGAAGAGCACGCCCTCCTCATCGCCGGCGCCGTCGAGAAGGACAAGCTGATGTTCGTCACCGAGGCGCCGTGCCTCCTCTGCGCGGTGCGCGCGATCAACAGCGGCGTGAGCCACGTCTATTACCGCACGACGAGCGCGCGCGGCCGCAAGGGCCTCGATCTCCTGCGCCGCGCGGGCAAGGCGGTGATCCACTACCCGCGCTGGCGGCCGCGCGGCGCGGGGCCGCATCCGCCCGGGCTCGTCGCCGGACGTCTGCCGGTGGCGATGACGCTGCCCGAGGCGTACCAGCGCTTCGCCGAGGCGCTCGCGCTGCGCTCGACGGACGGTTCGCAGAAGGTCGGGTGCGTGGTCGTCTCCGCCGACCTCGAGCGCGTGCTCGGCGTCGGCTACAACGGGGGCGCGGCCGGCATGAATGATCGCGACTTCATCCCGGCCGACCGCAGCGGCTACGTGCACGCCGAGGAGAACGCGCTCCTCAAGGCGGGCGCGATCGAGAAAGACAAGGTCATGTTCCTCACGCACACGCCGTGCGTCATGTGCGCGAAGCGGGCGATCAACAGCGGGGTGGCGCGGGTCCATTGCCGACAGCCGAATCAGCGCGGCGACGCGATGGGCCTGGCGCTGCTCAAGCAGGCCGGCAAGCGGGTCGTGTGGTGGCGGGGCGAGCCGAGGAGGCCGCGGCGATGAGCGTGGCCTTGACCGCCCCGCCGCCGCTCTGAAAGATCGCGTCGATGCTCACCGTCCGCATCACCAGGCGCGACCCGCGCGCGCAGATCCCGGACTACCAGACCGAGGGCTCCGCGGCCTTCGATCTCGCGATCCTCGACGACGCGACGGTGCCGGCACGCGGCCACGCGCTCCTGCCGACGGGACTGGTGATCGGCGTGCCGGCCGACCACGTGTTCCACGTCTACGCGCGGTCCTCGCTCTTCAAGAAGTTCGGGCTCGTGCTGGCCAACGGCGTCGGCGTGATCGACCCCGACTACTGCGGTCCGGACGACGAGGTGCTGATCTCGGTCTGGAACCCCGGCGGCCGCGACGTGCGGGTGCCGGCGGGGACGCGGATCGCGCAGGGCATCGTGTTCCCGCGGCCGCGCGTGCGATGGGTGGTGGCCGAGGCGACCGGTCCCGGGCGCGGAGGCTTCGGCTCGACGGGCCACTGAGGAGGGGACGCGGAGCGTGCAGGCGTATCTCGACATCGTCCGGCGCATCCTCGCGGAGGGCGAGCGCAAGCCGACGCGCACCGGCGTCGACACGATCGCGATCGCCGGCGCGACCTTCGAGCACGACATGGCGAAGGGCTTCCCGCTGCTCACCACCAAGCGGACGCCGTTCCGGCTCGTCGCGACCGAGCTCGAATTCTTCGTGCGCGGCATCACCGACAAGCGTTGGCTCCAGGCCCGCGACAACCACATCTGGGACGAGTGGGCGCATCCGCGAAAAGCCGCCTACGGACACGACGAAGCCGCGAAGCGGCGCATGCGCGAAGAGCCGGACCTCGGGCCGATCTACGGCTTCCAGTGGCGTCACTTCGGCGCGGCCTACGTGGACCACGAGGCCGACTACGCCGGACGCGGGGTCGACCAGCTGCGCGGCGTCGTCGACACCCTGAGATCGAATCCCGACGATCGCCGCATGATCGTGAGCGCGTGGAATCCGCAGCAACTCGGCGAACAAGGGCTACCACCGTGCCATTTCGTGTTCCAGGTGACGGTGATCGGGGGCAGGCTCAATCTGCTCTGGAACCAGCGCTCGGTCGACGTCCCGCTCGGCCTGCCGTTCAACATCGCGAGCTACGGGCTGCTGCTGCATCTGCTCGCGAAGGAGGCGGGCCTCAGGGAAGGGACGCTCATCGGCTTCCTCGCCGACACGCACGTCTACGTGAACCAGATCGACGGCGTCCGCGAGCAGCTGACGCGCGACCCCGAGCGCTATCCGCTGCCGCGTGTCGTGACCGGGCCGTTCACCTCGATCTGGGACTGGACGGCCGAGCACAGCCGCGTCGAGGGCTACGAGAGCTACCCGAAGATCGACTTCCCGATCGCGGTCTGAGGCCATGATCACGATCGTGGCGGCGGTCGCGCGCAACGGGTGCATCGGCAGGGACGGCGGCCTGCCGTGGCGCATCGCCGAGGACATGAAGCGCTATCGGGCGATCACGATGGGCAAGGTCGTCGTGATGGGTCGCCGGACCTGGGAGTCGATCCCGGAGCGCTTCCGCCCCCTGCCGGGCCGCACCAACGTCGTCGTGACGCGCCAGGCCGGCTATCCGCTGCCGGCGGGCGTCGAGCGCTTCGGGTCGCTCGCGGAGGCGCTCGCGGCGCACGCCGGCGACGCCGTCGTCGTCAACGGCGGCGGCGCGGTGTACGCCGAGGCGATGGAACGTGCCGACGTGCTCGACCTGACTCACGTGCACCGCGAGGTCGCCGGGGACACGTTCTTTCCGGCGATCGATCCGTCGGTCTGGAAGGAGACGGCGCGGGAGGACCACGAGGGGTTCTCCTTCGTCACCTACCGGCGCAGATGAGCGGCGTCTTCGTCGTCGTCGACGGCACCGACGGATCGGGGAAGGGCACCCAGACGACCCGGCTCGAGCGGCGCCTGCGCGCCGAAGGGCGAGACGTCGTGCTCGTCGACTTCCCGCGCTACGGCGCGCCGTCGGCCTACTTCGTCGAGCGCTACCTGCACGGCGAGTACGGCGACCTCGCCGGCGTCGACGCGTATCGCGCCTCCATGTTCTACGCGCTCGACCGCTTCGATGCGTCGTTCGAGATCCGGGCGGCGCTGGCGCGCGGCGCGATCGTGATCTCGAACCGTTACGTCTCGGCCAACAAGGGGCACCAGATGGCGAAGCTCGCCGACCCCGGCGAGCGCGAGCGGTTTCTCGCCTGGCTGAACCATCTCGAGTACGGGCTGCTCGGGATTCCGAAGCCCGACCTCACCATTCTGCTCCACGTGCCCGCCGACGTCGGGTTCGAGCTCGTGGCCCGGAAGGACGAGCGCGCCTACCTGCGGGGCAAGGTGCGCGACATCCACGAGGACGACCGCGCGCATCTGCGGGCGGCGGAAGCCGCTTACCTGGAGCTCGTCACGCTCGACCGGAGCGAACGGTGGGAGTCCGTCGACTGCATGGAGGACGGGCGGCTGCTCGCGATCGAGGAGGTGGAGCGCCGGGTGTGGGCGCTCGTGGCGCCGCTCGTCGGCGCCGCGCCGGCAAGCCGGCCATAGCCGTACGCTGATATTCCGCGATGTTCGCGTTTTCGGCTCCGAGAGTTGACACCGTGGGTACCAGCCCTTACCATCCGCCGCCTTTCGAGGAGACCATGCGCAAAGCCTTCCTGAAAACCGCTCGCGAAACACTCGAAACCATGAAGCGGCAGTTGCTCGCCGAGATCCAACAGGACCTCAAGCAGGGCCGCGAATCGTCCAAGGACGAGGGCATGGACACCTACGATCTCGCCAGCGAGGAGCGCGAGCGCGAGATCAACTTCATCCTCACCGACCGCGATCGCGGCAAGCTCCAGGCGATCGAGGACGCGCTCGACCGCATCGCGGAAGGATCCTACGGGATCTGCGAGAGCTGCGAGCAGGAGGTCGCCGAGGGGCGGCTCCAGGCGATGCCGTTCACCCGCCTCTGCGTGCAATGTCAGGCCGACCGGGAGACGGAGGCCAAGCAGAACCGGCGTGGGGATGACGATCGCGCGTATCGGCGGCTCGGCGCCACCGACCTCGACGAAGAAGGTCAGTAAAAGTCCGTGGCACCGCAGGTCGCTGAAAACGGCCGGTCTGCGTCGGTGCGCGGTCGACTCGCTTGTGCGGCGTAGCTCCGTGCCGGTCGCGTAACGCCTCGAAAAGCTTGGTTGGGGGCTTCGCTTCGCTCGCCCCTTCCCCGCGGGCTCTACCGGTGGCAGCCGGGGAGGCCGTGGGAGGGGACGCCGTGGTGATAGGAGGCGTGGCCGTGGAGGCCGAGGGCCCAGCCGAGCGTGACGATGACCAGGCCCGCGAGGAGGACCGTGAGGACGGACTTCACGGCGTCGAAGCCGTTGACGCGCTCGAGGCCGACGATGACGAGGAAGAGCGTGTAGAGAAACGTGAGGCCGCCGACGAGGGGGAGGAACATGAAGGCCATCGGCGCGGTCGCGTAGGCGATCACGCGATAGGTCGCCTCGAAGTCCGCACTCCCCGAGAAGATCTGGCGGGCGACGAGGAGGAAGACGGCGGCGTAGAGGAACGAGCGGAGCATCCCCCAGAAGACGAGGCTCAGGCCGAAGCCGCGCGGGCCGAGCACGAGGTAGCCGAGCGCCGCCACGACGAGGCACCCCATCAGGAAGAGCAGCGGCGCCTGGATGCCGCCGCGGGTCGGCATGTCCTGGAAGAAGCCGCGCGGATCGGTGACCACGCGCTTCCAGACTCCGACGAAGCTCTCGGCGAATTGCTCGGTGCGAAACTCCTCGTGCATCGCGTCCTCCGGGGTGTTCAGGCACGGCGCACGGCCGCGCACTTCGCGGGACGCTACAGAAAGCTCCGATGCCAGGCAAGGTGATACGCGGCACGCGTCTGCCACGACGAGCGCCGCGTGCGGTACGCGCCGTGCTCGTCGCCGCGTATCGCGCCGCGGTCGCCGCCGTCGATCCGCGGACCGTCGCGGCGAGCGCGCTCGCGCTCGATCGAGAGCGCGAACGACTCGTCGTGCGCGCTCGCGGTCGGCGCGTGGTGCTGCCGCTCGGCGGAGGGCTCGTCGTGATCGGCGCGGGGAAGGGCGCGGCCGGCCTCGCGGCCGGCGCCGAGGCGGTCGTCGGATCGCGCGTCGTCGACGGCTGCGTGATCGTGCCGCCAGGCTACGAGCGTCCGCTCGCGCGGGTCGCGATCGCTCACGGGAGTCATCCGGTACCCGGCGCGGCCAGCGTCGCCGCGACCCGCCGGATGCTCGCGACGCTCGCCCGCCATCCGCGCGCCGCCGTGCTGGTCGTGCTCACCGGCGGCGCATCGAGCCTGCTCGTGCTGCCGGCGGCGGGTCTCTCGCTCGCCGACGTACGACGCGCGGGCGCCTGGCTCCTCGCGAGCGGCATCGACATCGCGGGCGCCAACGCGATCCGGAAGCACCTCTCGGCGGTCACGGGAGGGCGGCTCGCGGCGCGTCTGGTCGGGCGCGCCGCCGCCGCGGTCGTCGTCTCGGACGTGCCCGGCGACGACCTCGCGGTGATCGGCTCGGGACCGACGGTCGCCGATCCGAGCACCTTCCGGTGCGCCACCGTGCTCGCGCGCCGGATCGGGTTGGCGCCGGAATTGCCTGCGGCGGTCCGGCGGCACCTGGCGCGCGGCGCGCGGGGGGAGATCGCGGAGACGCCGAAACCGGGCTCGCCCGCCGGCCGTGCGTGTCCGACGATCCTCCTCGCGGGGAACGCGACGGCATGCGCGCACGCGGCCGCCTGGGGACGACACGCGGGGTTTTCGCGGATCGTCGTGCGGCGCGCTCCCCTCGTCGGCGCGACGGCCGACGCGGCGCGCGCCGTCGTCCGCGGCCTGCGCACCGCCGCGGCCCGCGCCCGCGCGGGGTCGCCGGTGCTCTGGATCGCCGGGGGCGAGACCACCGTGCGGCTCGGCGGCGCGTCCGGGAAGGGCGGCCGCAACCAGGCCCTCGCGCTCGCGGTCGCGCGCGAGCTCGCCGACGTCGACGGCTGGGCGCTCCTCGCGGCGGGCACGGACGGGATCGACGGGCCCACGGACGCCGCGGGCGGCTTCGTGGACGGGGCGAGCGCCGGGCGCGCGATGCGCCTCGGCCGGACGCTCGCACGGGCGCTCGATCGCCACGACGCGTATCCGCTGCTCGCCGCGCTCGGCGACCTCTTCCGGCCCGGACCGACCGGGACGAACGTCGCGGACCTCGTGATCGCGATCGTGTGGAAGGATCGCGGATGGCGGCTCCCCGGTCGTGTGATAGAAGCGAAGAGCCGCCGATGACGACGTCGCGCGCATTCCGGAGGCAGCTCCGTGTCTGACGGACGCCGCGCCGCTCTCGGCGAAGCGCTCGCCCGGGACTGCTTCGACCTTCTCGTGATCGGGGGCGGGATCAACGGCGCGGGCATCGCCCGTGACGCCGCCATGCGCGGACTCACGGTCGCGCTCGTCGAACAGGGAGACTTCGCGAGCGGCACGAGCAGCAAGTCGAGCAAGCTCGTCCATGGCGGCCTCCGCTATCTCGAGAACTACGAGTTCGCGCTGGTGCTGGAGGCGAGCCGCGAGCGCGATCACCTGCGGCGCCATCTCGCGCCCCACCTCGTGCACCCGATGCCATTCGTGTTCCCGATCTTCCGCGGCGACCCCGTGGGACGCTTGCGATTGTCGGCGGGGCTCTGGGTCTACGACGGACTCTCGGCGTTCCGGAACATCGCGCGGCATCGCTCCTGGGGGCACAAGACGACGCTCCGCCACGAACCGGCGCTGCGCGCCGAGGGGTTGCGCGGCGCGATGCACTACTACGATTGCTGGACCGACGACGCGCGGCTCACCCTCGAGACGATCCAGTCCGCGACGGCGGAGGGGACGGTCGCCTGTAACCATGTCGGCGTGA encodes:
- a CDS encoding outer membrane lipoprotein carrier protein LolA — protein: MSRAAVAVVLLLALAPLPDRGGAARAETRPGGAAACPDPATIVRKLQERYDGTRTFRANVRQEMKVKSLDVSDVSEGTVVFKKPGKMRWDFQTPRAQQIVSDGDLLWIYQPDDRQVLKAPFRAAFVSTTPVSFLLGVGRITDDFRPEADARGCTAERLYVALASKRGDEVGALAFGVDPATYDIVEASVTDPLGNVTTLGFSAIARNVDVPDATFAFTVPSGVDVITPPGAAAAPPP
- a CDS encoding YajQ family cyclic di-GMP-binding protein, translating into MPSFDVVSRIDLQEVDNALNQTRKEVAQRYDLKDSKTEIGWDQKEIIVTSADDFKVKAVVDVLQSKLVKRNVPIKNLDYGAMEPAQGGRARQKITVQQGIETEKAREIVKFIKGTGVKAQAQIMDDEVRVSGKKRDDLQDVIAKLRGADLGLALQFVNFRD
- a CDS encoding dUTP diphosphatase, translated to MLTVRITRRDPRAQIPDYQTEGSAAFDLAILDDATVPARGHALLPTGLVIGVPADHVFHVYARSSLFKKFGLVLANGVGVIDPDYCGPDDEVLISVWNPGGRDVRVPAGTRIAQGIVFPRPRVRWVVAEATGPGRGGFGSTGH
- the thyA gene encoding thymidylate synthase; translated protein: MQAYLDIVRRILAEGERKPTRTGVDTIAIAGATFEHDMAKGFPLLTTKRTPFRLVATELEFFVRGITDKRWLQARDNHIWDEWAHPRKAAYGHDEAAKRRMREEPDLGPIYGFQWRHFGAAYVDHEADYAGRGVDQLRGVVDTLRSNPDDRRMIVSAWNPQQLGEQGLPPCHFVFQVTVIGGRLNLLWNQRSVDVPLGLPFNIASYGLLLHLLAKEAGLREGTLIGFLADTHVYVNQIDGVREQLTRDPERYPLPRVVTGPFTSIWDWTAEHSRVEGYESYPKIDFPIAV
- a CDS encoding dihydrofolate reductase, with protein sequence MITIVAAVARNGCIGRDGGLPWRIAEDMKRYRAITMGKVVVMGRRTWESIPERFRPLPGRTNVVVTRQAGYPLPAGVERFGSLAEALAAHAGDAVVVNGGGAVYAEAMERADVLDLTHVHREVAGDTFFPAIDPSVWKETAREDHEGFSFVTYRRR
- a CDS encoding thymidylate kinase, which translates into the protein MSGVFVVVDGTDGSGKGTQTTRLERRLRAEGRDVVLVDFPRYGAPSAYFVERYLHGEYGDLAGVDAYRASMFYALDRFDASFEIRAALARGAIVISNRYVSANKGHQMAKLADPGERERFLAWLNHLEYGLLGIPKPDLTILLHVPADVGFELVARKDERAYLRGKVRDIHEDDRAHLRAAEAAYLELVTLDRSERWESVDCMEDGRLLAIEEVERRVWALVAPLVGAAPASRP
- a CDS encoding TraR/DksA family transcriptional regulator, which codes for MRKAFLKTARETLETMKRQLLAEIQQDLKQGRESSKDEGMDTYDLASEEREREINFILTDRDRGKLQAIEDALDRIAEGSYGICESCEQEVAEGRLQAMPFTRLCVQCQADRETEAKQNRRGDDDRAYRRLGATDLDEEGQ
- a CDS encoding YIP1 family protein, producing MHEEFRTEQFAESFVGVWKRVVTDPRGFFQDMPTRGGIQAPLLFLMGCLVVAALGYLVLGPRGFGLSLVFWGMLRSFLYAAVFLLVARQIFSGSADFEATYRVIAYATAPMAFMFLPLVGGLTFLYTLFLVIVGLERVNGFDAVKSVLTVLLAGLVIVTLGWALGLHGHASYHHGVPSHGLPGCHR
- a CDS encoding DUF4147 domain-containing protein; this translates as MLVAAYRAAVAAVDPRTVAASALALDRERERLVVRARGRRVVLPLGGGLVVIGAGKGAAGLAAGAEAVVGSRVVDGCVIVPPGYERPLARVAIAHGSHPVPGAASVAATRRMLATLARHPRAAVLVVLTGGASSLLVLPAAGLSLADVRRAGAWLLASGIDIAGANAIRKHLSAVTGGRLAARLVGRAAAAVVVSDVPGDDLAVIGSGPTVADPSTFRCATVLARRIGLAPELPAAVRRHLARGARGEIAETPKPGSPAGRACPTILLAGNATACAHAAAWGRHAGFSRIVVRRAPLVGATADAARAVVRGLRTAAARARAGSPVLWIAGGETTVRLGGASGKGGRNQALALAVARELADVDGWALLAAGTDGIDGPTDAAGGFVDGASAGRAMRLGRTLARALDRHDAYPLLAALGDLFRPGPTGTNVADLVIAIVWKDRGWRLPGRVIEAKSRR